ACGTTTGTgctgtgggtggtgggtggtcgCCCTCGGTGGCATTTGCAATTGCAAGTGCAATTGCCTACTTGTTGAATTTCATAAAAAATCACAAACTCTACACGGctactacacatttgctacataatgGAAGGAAAAAGAGGGTGGTGACAACAGGCAACATGGCAAGGTAACGTAAAAAGTGTGACCGCAGTGTTTTCATATATACCAATTCAGTATATTTGGCCTTTGTGGACACGAACGAAAACGACATTGTGGATAAAATACGAGCAACAAAACTGAACGCTTCCAAATGTTGCTGGCCATGTTGACTGTTGCAAGGCCCCTATATTAGGCGCctcaaataatttaattaaatggaaaccCCACTAACAGCTAAGATTATCTACTAACGAATCCACTGTTTTTGTCTGTTGTCTACACCCTTTTTTATAACCCATTCAAAATTAAGACTCATTTTCTTTTGTCGCAGGAGAGAGCACTTTCGGTCTTttctcagaaatataccaaaatataccgtctcatttccAAAGTACACCGATGAAAAAAGCCCACTTAGGCCCCCTTTATTTTAACTGGATTATGGATTAACAATTTAAGTTCAACTGCcgaaaatattgcaaaatataataatacaCATTACTCTTAAAGCTCCATCCATATGCATAAAAATCGGATGTTGCCAACGGTAAAAAACGTATGTGTGTAGAATAAGTCTCATTCTGACGGAAGATTCGGATATCCCACCACAATAAAGATAACAACGGCTATCGACACTATCGCGTGGATACGAGAGATGCGcgccaaattgaaattgtttaaaagtGAATAAGTGAAAAGGatataaattcaaattgaatagATTAATGATAAATAACATTATAATACAGCAATTTCGACGTCAAAACATAGCAAAAAGTAAATAATATACTGTAATTAGTCGCCCTCGGTGACAATTGCACTACTTGTTGAATAtcatatttattaatttctcttTTCAGCCATAAACTACACTATTCGATAGACCAGCCAACAACGTCGGATGTGATAATCGAATACGAAGCAACAGCGCATGCCTgccaaatatatatatatatatatatacaacgGTCTTACCGGctaatatattaatttataatttgtatagttaattgcatttagtttaatttttgccGAGTTTTGATAAATCTATAGAGGGTAAATGTCGATTGGTTCATTTCCAGCAGTGCTGCAAAGCGTGGGTGCAGTGCTGGGAAACggttgaatttgaattttattttgaatatgGAACTTACTGCAATTCAATTCGAACCAAAATGTCGCCATTTATAATACATATAATAACAAGCCTTTGTATGGGTATATGCATTTAATAaccagatatatgtatatgtatatatataattccTTTACGTTTATAAACATCAagaatttcaaaaatatttgttgtttcgtGTCTGTATGTTCTgtgtaaatattaattaataaaattagctaacaaaaacaaaaaccaaaatctgCAACCATTTGTTTTGTAACAGGTGCCTGGAAAAGTGTCTTTGTGTTTAAATTCTTTTGTAGTTTGTAGGTATTTGCCGGCTAAAGCCGCTCATTATTAGCATTGaatgctttttgtttgtatttttatgcTATTTTTGTCGTTTGCTTAATCTTGCTTCCTGCGCATAATAAGCGCCTCCTCGATTTCCTCCTTTGGCTGATCCTTATCGCCCCAGCCCCAAGTGGGGTGAGTGCCGTCGCCAGTGCGCTTCACACGCTTCTCGATAATGGCCGGCGATACGGTCTTCAGGTCATAGGCCCAGCCAATCTTCGAAAAGCAGTCAATAAAGAATGTGGTAAAGTTGAGGGAGTAAAAGCCAAGTTCAGCCGTCTTGTAGTCCCATGGAAACACATGATGATAGTTGTGCCAGCCCTCGCCAAAGGCCAAAACAGCGACGGATATGTTCTGAGTAGGGCTGATGAATCTGAGCGAAGAAAAGTTAAGTATTAGAAGCTCCCGCTAGGCTAGGGCTAGATAGATCAGTTTAGACGACTTACCGGTCATATGGGCGTCCGCCAAACTTGTGGGCAGCACTGTTGACGAGCCAGGTCACATTCAAGATGAAGCACCAACGGAACATGGTGGCCACAAACCAAGCATTCATAATCGACTCATCCCAAAAGTAAATCGGTATCATGGTGGGCAGCACAAAGCAGGCAAACGGCATCAGGTACAGATAATAGCTGCGAAATAAGCTTGGATAAAGACATGGGCACCGACTCTTGGTATGGGGTCGCCACTCACCGCTTCTGGAACATCAGTATGGGATCGGCACGTAAATCGGATAGGTCTATGCCCTGGCCCTTGGCCTTTACCTCCGGGTGTTTCTTGCACAGCAGCCATCCAATGTGCGAAAAGAAGAAGCCACGCGTGGCATTATGGGGATCGGCATTCGTCTCCGAGAACTTGTGGTGAACGCGATGGTCGCGGGCCCAGTGATAGGCGGCATCCTGGAACGCAATCGTATTGAAGATGACCAACATCAAGCGCAATTGCCACTTGGCCTTGTACGAGCAGTGGGCCCACAGACGGTGGGCGCCAGCAGTGATGCCAAGTCCAGAGCACACATAAAGGACGAATGCGAAACCAATTGTCGCCCATTTGGCCGAAGTAATCAAAAGATAGAGCCCATAGATGGCGGCCAAATGCAAGTAACCAAAGGCCAGGATATTGCGCCACACTAGCTTCACTTTGCGGCCGTCGGCACACTTCTGGAAGCTCTGGTTACCTTCATCTCCCTCGAAGAGCACACCATTGGAGGTGGCGAATGGCACCTCGCCTGcatctcctcctgctcctgttcctgcatTCACTTGCATCTTTGAATCGACGGTTACCACTGCTTCTGCtttggcctgggcctggatATTGGGCGGCATGTTTAATCGACGAATTCCTTTATTATTtggcacaacaaaaaatataagtaGTTTTCTTAGTCAGCGACAAATATTGTCTATATTTTAGGGCGAGACGACAGATTGAGCTTCGCTTCTAGATTTTTCAACAACAACGCAAATGCATACTCCGATAGTTTTCAATAACTGTATAAAAAAACTCCTTGTGCCTATCGAAAACTATCGAAGCGCGCCAACTCAAAAATGGCCAGCCCTAATTACTGTTAATTAGCGTTAATAAATGCAATGCAGGAAAACATTGTTAGCTTAGCAAACCAAAATTAAATAGCGAAAGATGGAAACTACACCTAAACAAAATACTGTAagcgaaccaaaaaaaaaaaataaattaataaattgttTCTCCAATTAATTTACAGCAGCGCAGTACTCCCGAGTATTCCGAACACGAGCAAAATGTTGTTGAATGTTTGCTAAAAACTGTTTTCATGTAAATATGATGATTTTAGCAGAATAGATTAATTAATacacaaacaaatatatatggctgtatcaacaaaaagaaacgGCTCTTAAACTCTTACCGTATTCCAGAATTGGGGCGAATAATATAAATTAACTCTGCGGTACGACTATATTTAGTGCATAATTTTTTCGGTTACAATACAAAAATGATTTTTCACGCTACCAGGTTTTAAGTtcaaataatgataatattcGGATCTACTCCTACGTGTGTACAAATAATCACCGGCCTGGCAGAAATCACAAGTATTCTGCTATCgggtatttttgtgtttgcctttgctcGAAATTCAGATAAACCGAACCAAATATTGGGCATTTTGCGAAGCTTGCAAGTAAGTTCCCACAAAATGTGAATAGAATGTGATATACCACAAAATTCTTTCAATTCCATATATGAAGCTTAGCTAGCTTTTAATTGTAAACccatatactatataaatattatatgaTATTTATATGAAGATAGATATAAAAAGATTTCATATGCCATACTACTTACCATTTTCCAAGGAccagatatatgtacattctcCCACGAATCAAAGACAATTTCAAAATCCACGCTACCACAGAAATGTCTTTGCCCGCAAGCATATCCAAGCATGACTCTCAGCCCGTAAATCAAATCACAAATCGAAACAAACAATTTGTTATACTGTTTGCAGTAATTGTATTTGCCAAAAGTCTACAATGAATGCATTCTTACGCACGTCTTACCTACGACTAGTCCGACTAATATCTATTAGCGATATGGGTGGCCTCTAACATTCGTCGAGGAGGTGGGTGCATCACTTCTATGAACTTGCACGGACGGCAGGAAGACTTGCCTTGACCCCAGGCAGGGATAGGCTTCAAAGGAATCATACTCCTTAAGCTTAAGGacacatcagcagcagccagcggcCAGGCAGAGAACAGACAACACAATCCACAAGGAAACTTCTCCAACAGTTTGCCTTCATAAGCGTACATCTAgctaaattatatttattttcaactATTTTTACAGGAAGTtcatagaaaaaaatatatgtatgttttcaataaaaaaaaaacctcttATTAGCTAccatatagatatatgtagtATCGCTAAACGTAATGTCACACACACCAAAACACCACACCATAcaggttttttctttttttttttttaattcaggAACTCGCTCAATGTCTgtgatttgatttcatttgatttggaTTCTTCCGAGTGTCTTCAATGTAGTATATGATACTAGATGACACCTCCCTCTCTCGATCTCGCATTCTCTGGgactgct
The sequence above is a segment of the Drosophila pseudoobscura strain MV-25-SWS-2005 chromosome X, UCI_Dpse_MV25, whole genome shotgun sequence genome. Coding sequences within it:
- the LOC6901685 gene encoding acyl-CoA Delta(11) desaturase, whose translation is MPPNIQAQAKAEAVVTVDSKMQVNAGTGAGGDAGEVPFATSNGVLFEGDEGNQSFQKCADGRKVKLVWRNILAFGYLHLAAIYGLYLLITSAKWATIGFAFVLYVCSGLGITAGAHRLWAHCSYKAKWQLRLMLVIFNTIAFQDAAYHWARDHRVHHKFSETNADPHNATRGFFFSHIGWLLCKKHPEVKAKGQGIDLSDLRADPILMFQKRYYLYLMPFACFVLPTMIPIYFWDESIMNAWFVATMFRWCFILNVTWLVNSAAHKFGGRPYDRFISPTQNISVAVLAFGEGWHNYHHVFPWDYKTAELGFYSLNFTTFFIDCFSKIGWAYDLKTVSPAIIEKRVKRTGDGTHPTWGWGDKDQPKEEIEEALIMRRKQD